Proteins encoded in a region of the Leifsonia sp. PS1209 genome:
- a CDS encoding FAD-dependent oxidoreductase, producing MGSTVFERNRPDASTVRHALSGTRQAVFWTEDAPGDAYPTLTGDISCDLVVVGGGYSGLWTALLAKRENPAARVVLLEARRIGWAASGRNGGFCEASLTHGEENGRSRFPAEFDQLQRLGMRNLDEIEATVAELGLDAGFERNGAIDVATEQHQVEWLREAAAEPADGDAAADAPSPSSTPTVRFLDGDAVRAEVHSPTYLAGLLRTRDSALVHPAKLARALARACVDAGVEVFEHSLVLSIGDGTVIETPHGVVRAERTALATNVFPSLLKRNRLATVPVYDYVLMTEPLTDAQLASIGWSGRQGIGDSANQFHYYRLSQDNRILFGGYDAIYHYGGRVRERYKNRPETFARLASHFFTTFPQLDGLRFSHRWAGAIDTCSRFCAFFGTARGGKVAYATGYTGLGVAATHFGARVMLDLLAGRTTERTELEMVRSRPLPFPPEPAASIGINLTRWSLDRADHADGRRNLFLKGLDAVGLGFDS from the coding sequence GTGGGCAGCACCGTATTCGAGAGGAACCGGCCGGACGCATCCACTGTGCGGCACGCGCTGAGCGGCACCAGGCAGGCCGTGTTCTGGACGGAGGACGCGCCCGGCGACGCGTACCCGACGCTCACCGGCGACATCAGCTGCGACCTCGTGGTGGTCGGGGGCGGGTACTCCGGGCTGTGGACGGCGCTGCTCGCCAAGCGCGAGAACCCGGCCGCGCGCGTCGTCCTGCTCGAAGCGCGCAGGATCGGCTGGGCGGCGTCCGGACGAAACGGCGGCTTCTGCGAGGCGAGCCTCACCCACGGGGAGGAGAACGGCCGCAGCAGGTTCCCCGCCGAGTTCGACCAGCTGCAACGGCTCGGGATGCGCAACCTCGACGAGATCGAGGCCACCGTCGCGGAGCTGGGCCTCGACGCAGGGTTCGAACGCAACGGCGCCATCGACGTGGCCACGGAGCAGCACCAGGTGGAATGGCTGCGGGAGGCGGCAGCGGAGCCGGCGGACGGCGACGCAGCGGCGGACGCACCCTCCCCCTCCAGCACTCCTACCGTCCGTTTCCTCGACGGCGACGCCGTGCGGGCCGAGGTGCACTCCCCCACCTACCTCGCCGGGCTGCTGCGCACCCGCGACTCGGCCCTCGTGCATCCGGCGAAGCTCGCCAGGGCCCTCGCCCGGGCCTGCGTCGACGCCGGGGTGGAGGTGTTCGAGCACAGCCTGGTGCTGAGCATCGGCGACGGCACGGTGATCGAAACCCCGCACGGGGTGGTCAGGGCGGAGCGTACGGCGCTCGCCACCAACGTGTTCCCGAGCCTCCTGAAACGGAACAGGCTCGCGACGGTGCCCGTGTACGACTACGTGCTGATGACCGAGCCGCTGACGGATGCGCAACTCGCCTCCATCGGCTGGTCGGGCAGGCAGGGCATCGGCGACTCGGCGAACCAGTTCCACTACTACCGGCTGTCGCAGGACAACCGCATCCTGTTCGGCGGCTACGACGCGATCTACCACTACGGCGGTCGCGTGCGCGAGCGCTACAAGAACAGGCCGGAGACGTTCGCGCGGCTGGCCAGCCATTTCTTCACGACGTTCCCGCAGCTCGACGGGCTCCGGTTCAGCCACCGCTGGGCGGGCGCGATCGACACCTGCAGCCGGTTCTGCGCGTTCTTCGGCACGGCCCGCGGCGGGAAGGTGGCGTACGCGACCGGGTACACCGGGCTCGGAGTGGCGGCGACGCACTTCGGCGCACGGGTGATGCTGGACCTGCTCGCCGGGCGCACCACGGAACGCACCGAACTGGAGATGGTGCGCAGCCGCCCGCTGCCGTTCCCGCCGGAGCCCGCGGCCTCCATCGGCATCAACCTGACCAGGTGGTCGCTCGACCGCGCCGACCACGCAGACGGCCGACGCAATCTGTTCCTGAAGGGGCTGGATGCGGTCGGGCTCGGCTTCGACAGCTGA
- a CDS encoding PucR family transcriptional regulator: protein MPDRRSLTAGETDRPEAVSSAVLPTIREILRFDDVARALPEVLSGEDGLDRPVRWVHVSETAESARLVSGGELLLSTGAGWPTDDDALLALAAGLAEGGIAGLVLELSDRMPQPPVAIVDGFRASGMPFIVLHREVRFIAITEAVHSRIIADQMVALRARDEIHALFTELSLRGSPADFIVAEAARALGAAVVLEDLNHRVIAASGVDAAAVVLADWEQRSRRAHRGAGDERWLITPIEARGMRWGHLIALPGLPHPAGRSNVLEQAAVALALSRLADRDADEWTRQSHDRLLGALLGRRFASESGLVARFEASGLPVAGRVLSGAVVGVGGGAGVGGSGGSQGSGRPGRLDAAALADAARQAARGQGLDVLVAQHPERTEVMLVLAVSSRAERPVTDAALTAVAQAIGRAVGGAAGDGSAGDGAAVTVALGSQAPGIPGLLASIAEAGQLIARADGRRSRGVTILRAEHRPLLRLVTTLGADPRMQEHSELMLRPLIDFDLANGGDLLDVLRAYAAHPGNRTRAAAASHLSRSVFYQRIALIEDLLGMDLDDGETLSALHAALLARSARG, encoded by the coding sequence ATGCCAGATCGTCGGAGCTTGACGGCGGGCGAGACAGATCGTCCGGAAGCCGTCTCGTCGGCCGTGCTGCCGACCATCCGGGAGATCCTGCGCTTCGACGATGTGGCCCGCGCCCTGCCGGAGGTGCTGTCCGGGGAGGACGGCCTCGACCGCCCGGTGCGCTGGGTGCACGTCTCCGAGACGGCCGAGAGCGCGCGGCTGGTCAGTGGGGGCGAACTGCTCCTCTCGACGGGTGCGGGCTGGCCGACGGACGACGACGCGCTGCTGGCGCTCGCCGCCGGACTCGCGGAGGGCGGCATCGCCGGCCTGGTGCTCGAACTGAGCGACAGGATGCCGCAGCCGCCCGTCGCCATCGTCGACGGCTTCCGCGCCTCGGGGATGCCGTTCATCGTGCTGCACAGGGAGGTGCGGTTCATCGCGATCACCGAGGCCGTGCACTCCCGCATCATCGCCGACCAGATGGTCGCCCTGCGCGCCAGGGACGAGATCCACGCCCTCTTCACCGAGCTGAGCCTGCGTGGCAGCCCGGCCGACTTCATCGTCGCGGAGGCGGCGAGGGCGCTGGGCGCCGCGGTCGTGCTCGAAGACCTCAACCACCGCGTCATCGCGGCGTCCGGGGTGGACGCCGCCGCGGTCGTGCTCGCCGACTGGGAGCAGCGCTCCCGCCGAGCCCACCGCGGCGCGGGCGACGAACGCTGGCTGATCACCCCGATCGAGGCGCGCGGGATGCGCTGGGGCCACCTCATCGCGCTCCCCGGCCTCCCGCATCCGGCCGGACGCTCCAACGTGCTCGAACAGGCGGCGGTCGCGCTCGCCCTCAGCAGGCTCGCCGACCGGGATGCGGACGAGTGGACCAGACAGAGCCACGACCGCCTCCTCGGCGCGCTGCTCGGCCGCCGCTTCGCCAGCGAGAGCGGCCTGGTGGCGCGCTTCGAGGCGTCCGGGCTGCCCGTGGCGGGGCGGGTGCTGAGCGGGGCGGTCGTGGGGGTTGGTGGTGGTGCGGGTGTGGGTGGTTCGGGCGGTTCGCAGGGCTCCGGGCGTCCCGGCCGTCTCGACGCTGCAGCGCTCGCGGATGCTGCCCGGCAGGCGGCGCGCGGCCAGGGGCTCGACGTGCTCGTCGCGCAGCATCCGGAGCGCACAGAGGTGATGCTCGTGCTCGCCGTGTCGTCGCGCGCGGAGCGGCCGGTGACGGACGCCGCTCTCACCGCCGTCGCTCAGGCGATCGGCCGGGCGGTCGGTGGGGCGGCGGGCGATGGATCGGCAGGCGATGGGGCGGCCGTGACCGTGGCTCTCGGGTCGCAGGCTCCGGGCATCCCGGGCCTGCTGGCGTCGATCGCGGAGGCCGGGCAGCTGATCGCTCGCGCCGACGGCAGGCGCTCCCGCGGCGTGACGATCCTGCGCGCGGAGCACCGACCGCTCCTCCGACTCGTCACCACGCTCGGCGCGGATCCCCGCATGCAGGAGCACAGCGAGCTGATGCTGCGGCCCCTCATCGACTTCGACCTCGCCAACGGCGGCGACCTGCTCGACGTGCTCCGCGCGTACGCCGCCCACCCGGGCAACCGCACCAGGGCGGCCGCGGCCAGCCACCTGTCGCGTTCGGTCTTCTACCAGCGCATCGCCCTCATCGAGGACCTGCTCGGGATGGATCTCGACGACGGCGAGACCCTGTCCGCCCTGCACGCGGCCCTCCTGGCGCGCAGCGCGCGCGGCTGA
- a CDS encoding CoA-acylating methylmalonate-semialdehyde dehydrogenase, which translates to MPVALIRHLIDGVEHGELVRTGPVFNPATGERQHEVVLGSVADVEAAIAAARSALPGWRATSLTKRADVLFRLRHLLTERSAELAAIVTSEHGKVLSDAAGEIGRGLENVEFASGLIAQLKGEFSQQVSTGVDVHSVKQPVGVVGCITPFNFPVMVPLWMVASAIACGNTVVLKPSEKDPSASVFLARLFLEAGLPAGVLNVVHGDKVAVDTILDSPDVDAVSFVGSTPIARSIYQRASANGKRVQALGGAKNHMVVLADADIDAAADAAVSAAYGSAGERCMAVSVLVAVGDVGDRLVPAIAGRLDALAIGDGTDAASEMGPLITAEHRDKVASYVAGAEAEGATVVVDGTAKQFDGDGFFIGVSLIDHVGTGMRVYTDEIFGPVLSVVRVATYEDAVALVNSNRYGNGVALFTRDGGAARQFEFDVEVGMVGINVPIPVPVGAYSFGGWKDSLFGDSHIYGPESFHFYTRSKVVTTRWPDPLHSTIELAFPGNS; encoded by the coding sequence ATGCCTGTGGCCCTCATCCGTCACCTCATCGACGGCGTCGAGCACGGCGAGCTCGTCCGCACCGGCCCGGTGTTCAACCCGGCGACCGGCGAACGGCAGCACGAGGTCGTGCTCGGCAGCGTCGCCGACGTCGAGGCCGCCATCGCCGCGGCCCGCTCGGCCCTCCCCGGCTGGCGGGCGACCAGCCTCACCAAGCGTGCCGACGTGCTGTTCCGGCTGCGCCACCTGCTCACCGAGCGCTCCGCCGAGCTCGCCGCCATCGTCACGAGCGAGCACGGCAAGGTGCTGTCCGACGCCGCCGGCGAGATCGGTCGCGGGCTCGAGAACGTGGAGTTCGCCTCCGGGCTCATCGCGCAGCTGAAGGGCGAGTTCAGCCAGCAGGTGTCCACGGGCGTCGACGTGCACAGCGTCAAGCAGCCCGTCGGCGTGGTCGGCTGCATCACGCCGTTCAACTTCCCGGTGATGGTGCCGCTCTGGATGGTCGCGAGCGCCATCGCCTGCGGCAACACCGTCGTCCTCAAGCCGAGCGAGAAGGACCCGAGCGCGTCGGTTTTCCTGGCCAGGCTGTTCCTGGAGGCCGGCCTGCCCGCCGGGGTGCTCAACGTGGTGCACGGCGACAAGGTCGCGGTCGACACCATCCTGGACAGCCCGGACGTGGATGCGGTCAGCTTCGTCGGCTCCACGCCGATCGCCCGCTCGATCTACCAGCGCGCGAGCGCGAACGGCAAGCGGGTGCAGGCGCTCGGCGGCGCGAAGAACCACATGGTGGTGCTGGCCGACGCCGACATCGACGCGGCAGCGGATGCCGCCGTCTCCGCGGCATACGGATCGGCCGGAGAGCGCTGCATGGCGGTCAGCGTGCTGGTCGCGGTCGGCGACGTCGGCGACCGGCTGGTGCCCGCCATCGCCGGCAGGCTCGACGCGCTGGCGATCGGCGACGGCACGGACGCCGCCAGCGAGATGGGCCCGCTGATCACCGCCGAGCACCGCGACAAGGTCGCCTCCTACGTGGCCGGAGCGGAGGCGGAGGGCGCGACCGTGGTGGTCGACGGCACCGCGAAGCAGTTCGACGGCGACGGCTTCTTCATCGGCGTCAGCCTGATCGACCACGTCGGCACCGGGATGCGCGTCTACACCGACGAGATCTTCGGCCCGGTGCTCTCCGTCGTGCGCGTCGCCACGTACGAGGACGCCGTCGCGCTGGTCAACAGCAACCGGTACGGCAACGGCGTCGCCCTGTTCACCCGCGACGGCGGGGCGGCCAGGCAGTTCGAGTTCGACGTGGAGGTGGGCATGGTCGGGATCAACGTCCCGATCCCGGTTCCGGTCGGTGCGTACTCGTTCGGCGGCTGGAAGGACTCGCTGTTCGGCGACTCCCACATCTACGGGCCGGAGTCGTTCCACTTCTACACCCGCAGCAAGGTGGTCACCACGCGCTGGCCCGACCCGCTGCACTCCACGATCGAGCTCGCCTTCCCCGGCAACTCCTGA
- a CDS encoding aspartate aminotransferase family protein, producing the protein MTDTTASTASTARTGFLDRHGVEHPFGDSAAETQVRSDDRGHVFHSWSAQAQIDPLPVAAGDGSTFWDYRGTAYLDFSSQLVNLNLGHQHPDLVRAIQEQAGRLATIQPSMANDVRGELARRIAEVAPGTLNSVFFTNGGADANEYAVRMARRVTGRRKVLSMYRSYHGGTGAAIALTGDPRRWANEPSDPSVAHFFGPYLYRSAFHATTQEEETQRALEHLESVIVLEGAATVAAIVIETIVGTNGVLVPPPGYLAGVRALCDRYGIVYIADEVMVGFGRIGEWFAVDAFGVVPDLITFAKGVNSGYVPLGGVVISDRIAEFFDDVAFQGGLTYSGHPLACAAGVATFEVFERDGILERVRDLGERVVEPTVTGWLDTHPSLGEVRGRGLFWALELVRDRETREPLVPFNAAGADAAPMAELAAACKAEGVWPFIHFNRMHIAPPLVIGEDDLRRGLAVIDAALTVADRYAQ; encoded by the coding sequence ATGACCGACACCACCGCATCCACCGCATCCACCGCACGCACCGGATTCCTGGACAGGCACGGCGTCGAGCATCCCTTCGGCGACAGCGCGGCCGAGACGCAGGTGCGCTCCGACGACCGCGGCCACGTCTTCCACTCGTGGAGCGCCCAGGCACAGATCGACCCGCTGCCGGTCGCAGCGGGCGACGGCTCCACGTTCTGGGACTACCGCGGCACCGCCTATCTCGATTTCAGCTCGCAGCTCGTGAACCTGAATCTCGGCCACCAGCATCCGGACCTGGTGCGCGCCATCCAGGAGCAGGCAGGACGGCTAGCGACCATCCAGCCGTCGATGGCGAACGACGTGCGCGGCGAGCTGGCCAGGCGGATCGCCGAGGTCGCGCCCGGCACGCTGAACAGCGTGTTCTTCACCAACGGCGGCGCGGACGCGAACGAGTACGCCGTGCGGATGGCGCGCAGGGTGACCGGTCGCCGCAAAGTGCTGTCGATGTACCGCTCGTACCACGGCGGAACCGGCGCGGCCATCGCGCTGACCGGGGACCCCCGGCGCTGGGCGAACGAGCCGAGCGACCCGTCCGTCGCCCACTTCTTCGGTCCGTACCTGTACCGGTCGGCGTTCCACGCGACCACGCAGGAGGAGGAGACGCAGCGCGCGCTCGAACACCTGGAGAGCGTGATCGTGCTCGAGGGTGCTGCGACCGTCGCGGCCATCGTCATCGAGACCATCGTGGGCACCAACGGCGTGCTCGTGCCCCCTCCCGGCTACCTGGCCGGGGTGCGCGCGCTCTGCGACCGCTACGGGATCGTGTACATCGCCGACGAGGTGATGGTCGGTTTCGGCCGGATCGGCGAGTGGTTCGCGGTGGACGCGTTCGGGGTCGTCCCCGACCTGATCACCTTCGCGAAGGGCGTCAACTCGGGGTACGTGCCGCTCGGCGGCGTGGTCATCTCGGACAGGATCGCGGAGTTCTTCGACGACGTGGCATTCCAGGGCGGGCTGACGTACTCCGGGCATCCACTGGCCTGCGCGGCCGGGGTGGCGACGTTCGAGGTGTTCGAGCGCGACGGCATCCTGGAGCGGGTGCGCGATCTCGGCGAACGCGTGGTCGAGCCGACCGTCACGGGCTGGCTGGACACGCACCCGTCGCTCGGCGAGGTGCGGGGGCGCGGGCTGTTCTGGGCGCTCGAACTGGTGCGCGACCGCGAGACCAGGGAACCGCTCGTGCCGTTCAACGCCGCGGGAGCGGACGCCGCCCCGATGGCCGAGCTGGCGGCCGCCTGCAAGGCGGAAGGGGTGTGGCCGTTCATCCACTTCAACCGGATGCACATCGCGCCTCCGCTGGTGATCGGCGAGGACGACCTGCGGCGCGGACTCGCCGTGATCGACGCCGCACTGACGGTCGCCGACCGCTACGCCCAGTGA
- a CDS encoding NYN domain-containing protein, producing the protein MTEPGDGRVAVYIDFDNIVISRYDQVHGRGQFMRDRQKAAGKTDPTFTAKLAEATVDIGAVIDFASSFGTLVLTRAYADWSAAVNADYRGQLVGRAVDLVQLFPAAAYAKNGADIRLAVDAVEDLFRLPDLTHVVIVAGDSDYIALAQRCKRLGRYVIGIGVAGSTSKSLAAACDDFVTYDDLPGVARDEDAESVEVTAPDAPPAAGRAASVVEPVAVGSAASKASAADTATVTDAATEPAAPKRRRSTKAAAQEPAPEPVAEPAPEEPVEEEREDPQLVATRLLARAMQLGHEKDDAEWLHSSTVKGQMKRMDPSFSEKSLGFRSFSDFIKSRSTLVELDDSSTAQMLRLAPTRAARRAQHSGRVS; encoded by the coding sequence ATGACCGAACCCGGAGACGGCCGCGTCGCCGTGTATATCGACTTCGACAACATCGTGATCTCGAGGTACGACCAAGTCCACGGCCGCGGCCAGTTCATGCGCGACAGACAGAAGGCGGCCGGCAAGACCGACCCCACCTTCACCGCGAAACTCGCTGAGGCGACCGTCGACATCGGCGCGGTGATCGACTTCGCCTCGTCGTTCGGCACGCTGGTGCTCACCCGCGCATACGCGGACTGGTCGGCAGCGGTCAACGCCGACTACCGCGGGCAGCTGGTCGGCCGCGCCGTCGACCTCGTGCAGCTGTTCCCCGCCGCCGCGTACGCGAAGAACGGCGCGGACATCCGGCTGGCCGTGGATGCGGTCGAAGACCTGTTCCGCCTGCCCGACCTCACGCACGTGGTGATCGTGGCGGGAGACTCCGACTACATCGCGCTCGCCCAGCGCTGCAAGCGCCTCGGCCGGTACGTGATCGGCATCGGCGTCGCCGGGTCGACCAGCAAGTCGCTCGCCGCGGCCTGCGACGACTTCGTGACGTACGACGATTTGCCGGGGGTTGCCCGGGATGAGGACGCGGAGTCCGTCGAGGTGACAGCTCCGGATGCGCCTCCCGCGGCCGGGCGCGCCGCATCCGTCGTCGAGCCGGTCGCCGTGGGGAGTGCGGCCTCGAAGGCTTCCGCGGCCGACACGGCCACCGTGACCGACGCGGCAACCGAGCCCGCAGCCCCGAAGCGGCGCCGGTCCACCAAGGCGGCCGCGCAGGAGCCCGCTCCGGAGCCCGTCGCTGAGCCGGCCCCGGAGGAGCCGGTCGAGGAGGAGCGGGAGGACCCGCAGCTCGTCGCCACCCGGCTGCTCGCCCGCGCCATGCAGCTCGGCCACGAGAAGGACGACGCCGAGTGGCTGCACAGCTCGACGGTGAAGGGCCAGATGAAGCGAATGGACCCGTCGTTCAGCGAGAAGTCGCTCGGGTTCCGGTCGTTCAGCGATTTCATCAAATCGCGCAGCACGCTGGTCGAACTCGACGACAGTTCGACAGCGCAGATGCTGCGGCTCGCACCGACGAGGGCGGCGCGCCGCGCTCAGCATTCCGGTCGCGTGTCCTGA